The following are encoded in a window of Primulina eburnea isolate SZY01 chromosome 4, ASM2296580v1, whole genome shotgun sequence genomic DNA:
- the LOC140830866 gene encoding TPR repeat-containing thioredoxin TTL1-like, which yields MSRPGKSMSEQGLDSLSDRLRNTLAYDDGGERVSVNKPDFRELDLGSPVSPLRPRTGSAAAITTTTSSSSSSSGSVSGRSASGFNPNVPRKSDSNPNSHSGELSAESSPTAARTFKPGHSRSDSFGSHQVTFVGVGSVCSPSPNVLPTGNICPSGRIVRTGMASRATKSDTLGSGSGNYGHGSIMRGHGATKPADTGAAIYSRGVMVGGETERKMGGCSSIDPEDLKRMGNDSYKKGHFEEALTLYEKAISITPGNAAYHCNRAAALIGLRRLPEAVTECEQAIKLDPGYARAHQRLGSLLLRLGLVENAKKHISFPGNQPDPIEMQMLQSVEMHLSKCVDSRKVGDWISTLREADAVIASGVDASPQLFACRAEVFLKLHKLEDAIIAMPNIPSFEPSICPQLQSKIFGIVVEAYLYFVNAQIELAKGRFDVALTTIEKAGEIDPRNFEISLLLKNIRLVGRARARGNDLFKSERFTEASSAYGEGLRLDPSNAVLYCNRAACWFKLGQWEKSVDDCNKALRFQPLYIKALLRKAASYGKLGNWKEAVRDYEVLRKELPDDKEVAESLFHAQVALKISQGEVVHNMKFGGEVEQVSGLEQFRAAISSPCTSVVHFEARSNLQCKQITPFLDTLCSQFPSVNFLKVDIEESPTISHAENVRTVPTFKIYRNGNRVKEMVCPSTEVLESSIRHYST from the exons ATGTCGCGTCCGGGGAAATCTATGTCGGAGCAAGGATTGGATTCTCTGTCGGATCGGTTGAGGAATACATTGGCTTACGATGACGGAGGTGAACGTGTTAGTGTTAATAAGCCGGACTTCCGGGAACTCGATCTGGGTTCTCCGGTTTCGCCGCTGCGGCCTCGAACCGGCTCGGCCGCTGCCATTACTACGACCACCAGTAGCAGTTCCAGTTCATCTGGATCGGTTTCGGGCCGAAGCGCGTCTGGGTTTAACCCGAATGTCCCCAGGAAGTCAGATTCGAATCCCAACAGCCACTCGGGGGAGCTTTCGGCGGAGAGTTCCCCAACGGCGGCCCGCACATTCAAGCCGGGGCATTCCCGTTCCGATTCTTTTGGGTCTCACCAGGTGACTTTCGTCGGGGTGGGGTCCGTCTGCTCGCCATCCCCTAACGTGCTTCCAACGGGGAACATTTGCCCCTCCGGCCGGATTGTAAGAACCGGCATGGCGAGCCGAGCTACCAAGTCTGATACTTTGGGGTCTGGTTCGGGGAATTACGGGCATGGAAGTATAATGCGGGGCCATGGCGCAACTAAACCTGCCGATACCGGTGCTGCTATTTACTCTAGAGGGGTAATGGTTGGCGGAGAAACGGAGAGGAAAATGGGAGGATGTAGTAGTATCGATCCGGAGGATTTAAAGAGAATGGGAAATGATAGTTACAAGAAAGGTCACTTTGAAGAGGCTTTGACTCTTTATGAGAAGGCCATTTCAATAACACCAGGCAATGCTGCATATCATTGCAATCGAGCTGCTGCTTTGATAGGGCTGCGCCGGTTGCCTGAGGCGGTGACGGAATGTGAGCAGGCCATTAAGTTGGATCCGGGATACGCAAGGGCGCACCAACGCTTAGGATCTTTGCTGCTTCG TTTAGGACTGGTTGAGAACGCCAAGAAGCACATTTCTTTTCCAGGAAATCAGCCAGATCCAATCGAAATGCAGATGTTGCAGTCGGTGGAGATGCATCTAAGCAAGTGTGTAGATTCCCGAAAAGTTGGCGATTGGATAAGCACATTGAGAGAAGCTGATGCTGTCATAGCTTCTGGAGTTGATGCGTCACCTCAG CTTTTTGCCTGTAGGGCAGAAGTTTTCTTGAAGCTCCACAAACTAGAAGACGCGATCATAGCCATGCCAAATATCCCTTCATTTGAACCCTCCATCTGTCCCCAATTACAGTCGAAGATTTTCGGGATTGTTGTTGAGGCATACCTCTATTTTGTTAATGCACAAATAGAGTTGGCCAAGGGAAG GTTTGATGTCGCACTTACAACCATTGAAAAAGCTGGAGAGATTGACCCTCGTAATTTTGAAATTTCGCTTCTACTTAAAAATATAAGATTGGTGGGCAGAGCTCGAGCTCGTGGAAATGATCTATTCAAATCGGAAAGGTTTACTGAAGCCAGTTCAGCTTATGGGGAAGGACTCAGGCTTGATCCGTCAAATGCAGTTCTTTACTGCAACAGAGCTGCCTGTTGGTTTAAGCTTGGGCAGTGGGAAAAGTCGGTGGACGATTGTAACAAAGCCCTTCGTTTCCAGCCTCTTTATATCAAAGCTTTACTTCGAAAGGCCGCATCATATGGAAAG TTGGGAAATTGGAAGGAAGCTGTAAGAGATTACGAGGTGTTGAGAAAGGAACTCCCGGATGACAAGGAGGTTGCTGAATCTCTATTTCATGCAcaagttgcattgaagatatcaCAGGGAGAAGTGGTTCATAACATGAAATTTGGTGGGGAAGTAGAGCAAGTTTCGGGTCTGGAGCAGTTCCGAGCTGCAATTTCTTCACCAT GTACATCTGTGGTTCATTTCGAAGCTCGTTCAAATCTGCAATGCAAGCAGATAACTCCATTCTTGGATACATTATGCAGCCAGTTTCCATCTGTCAATTTTCTCAAG gtgGATATTGAAGAGAGCCCTACCATTTCTCATGCTGAAAATGTTAGAACAGTACCAACATTCAAGATATACAGAAACGGCAATCGAGTCAAGGAAATGGTATGTCCTAGTACCGAGGTTTTGGAGTCATCGATAAGACATTACAGTACTTAG